From a single Daphnia pulex isolate KAP4 chromosome 2, ASM2113471v1 genomic region:
- the LOC124202608 gene encoding telomere-associated protein RIF1-like isoform X2, with protein MSVIKSPTKAVMASLLKNISDLKNEKNPKSHLMIYETLTQLGAKSSLFKDESCNDSLHSVAIPVTLQDISTGNDNLVLAALSFLGGLLQVVKFPLDKQLLVVEVLTEKLGKVSEKNLSRKLMWSLANIQFDTQLPESHLTKMLKASCLFLQENPPVLSLSTVCESLNALRNMGVRNKEYFAKNLPMVLTFVIPWLFNEADRIRELSLGCLEPFTANIAKQRLLDTSFQVLLRSKYYGVLSQLVLGESVDSLKIWSFLIQAFGTELHESVSLLNELLKMEESALKCKNPVYRQCALEYWKYIIDCFALNAVVLNNSKRIKLVLVPLKSTDTRTVDFSKTKIELWWYLLNRLGPDATHRFQEVTLPLLTFCFGAQDEKQQTKGTALVFSNILPLATTVLAGILSLETEFKMKPTDTVELSRSYPYLSPEDFRLNVDNFRRFSLLTLNLKPTSENTNGVYELVMRSFIERCCSSNLTEPLKVFIHDLMKIITSKPALMEVVFDVLTAAFSFSLVTELVTENMTCLLQWFVENEPLPAHPLVRFLSKFFEAAIIWNVAKFTAKITDTLQNLSHSKDQEFNASAVELWSKFASALIAKSHVIHLPNAHLQSLLLPLTWSRIESDEGVFLPWSTLLSTWAKKDSSVLEKVLNPRGLEEVDVEESTIHSVLSALRSELSSHSKDISSWIKRWTASWIKLADIAENKKKCTDLFVNFLSTVIEELKVEGNPDSLLTQVKSCLQGNTLSKEVSNILYGIFGPAATAFKTPNVLKLRKHNNICKLFSTFVQRNLLPRNKQKPKALDDFVVIQTPEKKKRVLTEHQKEVMRSKRRSTCGVPAMYNDLSQSSQTTDSMDTQSVSEFSVSAAASSLSVLKEEDALLEPPVVLQQTEVLNELPGPAKTDDPATLSEMLQVDLKLRSKVSVQVDKLPSRRSLRRSLPSSATSSQSPSSTEECMEVFQRPGPASRKRGYKKPVAVEKEEENCVIATTLEPRIDESHDKENGLADTQPTRTSTSCSSSPRKTPPLEPSPTAVDKQEDSTPPLEPSPTGVDKQEDSPPPLEPPPTEVDMQEDSQVTASVVPDEPKAGPIPASDCDIEEVATPQVMEPSAEVKPVPKSEKSISDDLVNDWEDSDESMVVDPNVPEMPKEVTSETSIPSTDSIEASKENSTSIENIDLTCTSKTDDEKVPAVDVISETTPSAIQVAEEADTVEASPLTSEQLKSSNDNPLLENNNVESSVDSVHPETVQQKIPVVPLKSLIKSFSLRSKKVIVPKIVGPSPSSGKRGAHILELSRKIQNEPPKKKSKRGESPQKETVESTVSSASLGEVVVTPEGSPARTAPWLPRTYSPYASPSTGILKKRGLLEESEDASENCCSPASSASKSRRVSFADPEVSHSVKISPIKKKLSRIRTRRSLIRTYDDSLSDEQPTAELIGKLENVSGSSEKSPDDETVPAISGSITADPQASSSVEEQHTSDSIIVTQETNSQTDNEVSQILTEKSSHSSETQEIVDSEEIQRTAIYPAATDCIDSLALIVDRVTSPTSKGPILAVLEKLGVRTIGDFCALSETDIKGLDFKLPQHETIKQFLESHFARKSSTRIETQPLEPENSSLNDASPSRAEKVESEVAILSSDEGRSDDLIKSSDELKSEESNKTPDSSPNGQIITDSPEMLFSCPSSSNDINSCSVLASPETSDDCDEVTDDLMEISPCRDEEKLPAPNSDSLKTPTTVSDEIVLPDANPANDVLRLSADDVIKMVEHHPQKDEIISSIIKKYMSLSFTVNGKVFPFPIPNNL; from the exons ATGTCTGTAATAAAGTCCCCGACCAAGGCTGTCATGGCTTCACTTTTGAAGAATATTTCAGATctaaagaatgaaaagaatccCAAGTCCCATTTGATGATTTATGAAACATTGACTCA GTTAGGTGCTAAAAGTTCTCTATTCAAAGATGAGTCATGCAATGATAGTCTGCATTCTGTTGCGATACCAGTGACTCTTCAAGATATCTCTACTGGGAATGATAATTTAGTGCTGGCTGCACTTAGTTTTTTGGGAGGCTTGCTGCAAGTGGTGAAATTCCCTTTAGACAAACAATTGTTGGTTGTTGAAGTACTAACTGAAAAGCTTGGCAAAGTTTCTGAAAAAAACCTATCAAGAAAGCTTATGTGGAGCCTTGCCAACATTCAATTTGACACCCAGCTTCCTGAATCGCATTTAACAAAAATGCTCAAGGCATCCTGTTTGTTCTTGCAAGAAAATCCTCCTGTTCTGTCACTGAGCACAGTTTGCGAATCTTTGAACGCCTTACGGAATATGGGAGTGAGAAACAAAGAATATTTCGCAAAGAATTTACCGATGGTTCTGACTTTTGTGATTCCGTGGCTATTCAACGAAGCAGATCGAATTCGTGAACTTTCTCTTGGCTGTCTTGAGCCATTTACAGCCAATATAGCCAAACAAAGACTACTTGATACTTCATTTCAAGTTCTCCTTAGGAGTAAGTACTATGGTGTACTGTCGCAACTAGTCCTGGGTGAATCTGTTGACAGCTTGAAAATCTGGAGTTTCCTCATTCAAGCTTTCGGAACCGAACTCCACGAATCTGTTTCTTTGCTTAATGAGTTGCTGAAAATGGAAGAGAGTGCCTTAAAATGCAAGAATCCGGTCTATCGCCAGTGTGCCTTGGAATATTGGAAGTACATCATTGATTGTTTCGCATTGAATGCTGTCGTATTGAACAACTCCAAGAGAATAAAACTGGTTCTAGTGCCACTCAAATCAACAGACACACGCACGGTAGATTtctcaaaaaccaaaattgagCTATGGTGGTATTTGCTCAACAGACTTGGACCCGACGCAACTCATCGTTTTCAAGAAGTGACATTGCCTCTTCTCACCTTCTGCTTTGGCGCTCAggatgaaaaacaacaaactaaAGGAACGGCTCTCGTTTTCTCCAACATCTTGCCCTTGGCAACAACCGTTTTAGCTGGAATTCTCTCACTTGAAAcggaattcaaaatgaaaccgACGGATACTGTTGAGCTGTCTCGCTCTTATCCCTACCTTAGTCCTGAAGATTTCCGTTTGAACGTCGACAACTTCCGTCGATTTTCTCTGCTGACCCTTAATTTAAAACCAACATCGGAAAACACTAACGGAGTTTACGAGCTTGTCATGCGATCCTTCATCGAACGATGCTGCTCTTCTAATCTAACAGAACCACTAAAGGTGTTTATTCACGACCTCATGAAAATCATTACGTCTAAACCAGCACTGATGGAAGTCGTCTTTGACGTGCTCACCGCAGCCTTCAGCTTTTCTCTTGTAACGGAGCTGGTCACGGAAAATATGACTTGTCTCTTGCAATGGTTTGTTGAAAATGAGCCCCTTCCTGCACACCCACTCGTCCGTTTCCTCTCCAAGTTCTTCGAAGCCGCAATTATTTGGAATGTAGCGAAATTTACAGCGAAGATTACTGACACACTGCAAAACTTAAGCCACTCCAAAGACCAAGAATTCAATGCATCAGCCGTTGAACTGTGGAGTAAATTTGCGAGTGCTCTGATTGCTAAGAGCCACGTCATTCATTTGCCTAATGCCCACTTGCAATCACTTCTACTACCTCTTACCTGGTCTCGTATCGAGTCTGACGAGGGCGTCTTCCTCCCGTGGTCTACGCTCTTATCAACATGGGCGAAAAAAGATTCTTCAGTCTTGGAAAAAGTTCTGAATCCTCGAGGAttagaagaagttgatgtcGAGGAATCCACAATCCATTCTGTGCTATCAGCTCTTCGCTCAGAGTTATCTTCGCATTCAAAGGACATTTCTTCGTGGATCAAACGCTGGACAGCATCTTGGATTAAACTCGCTGACATTGCAGAG aataagaagaaatgtaCGGATTTGTTCGTGAATTTTCTATCAACGGTAATCGAGGAGCTAAAAGTAGAGGGGAACCCCGATTCATTGCTGACGCAAGTGAAATCGTGTCTTCAAGGAAACACTCTTTCGAAAGAAGTGTCGAACATTCTATATGGAATATTCGGTCCTGCGGCCACTGCTTTTAAGACACCAAATGTCCTGAAGTTGCGCAAGCATAATAATATTTGTAAActgttttcaacttttgttcAACGTAACCTTCTCCCGAGAAACAAGCAAAAGCCCAAAGCCCTCGACGATTTTGTTGTCATTCAAACACCCGAAAAG aaaaagcGTGTGCTGACGGAGCACCAGAAAGAGGTGATGCGATCCAAGAGACGATCGACGTGTGGTGTACCCGCCATGTATAACGACTTGTCCCAGAGTAGTCAAACCACAGATTCAATGGATACTCAATCCGTAAGTGAGTTCTCAGTTTCTGCAGCTGCTTCCAGTTTATCTgttctgaaagaagaagacgcacTTCTTGAACCCCCGGTGGTTTTGCAACAAACGGAAGTTTTGAACGAATTGCCCG GTCCTGCAAAAACAGATGATCCAGCTACCCTCAGTGAAATGTTACAGGTAGATTTGAAGTTAAGAAGCAAAGTCAGCGTTCAAGTGGATAAATTGCCATCCCGCCGATCACTTCGTCGATCCTTGCCTTCTTCAGCCACTTCGTCCCAATCTCCTTCATCAACAGAAGA ATGTATGGAAGTATTTCAACGTCCGGGACCAGCTTCAAGGAAAAGGGGATATAAAAAGCCTGTTGCtgttgagaaagaagaagaaaattgcgTAATTGCAACCACTTTGGAGCCACGAATTGATGAAAGTCatgacaaagaaaatggattggCCGATACTCAACCGACTCGAACTTCCACCTCGTGTTCCAGTTCGCCTCGTAAAACTCCGCCTCTGGAACCTTCTCCTACTGCGGTTGACAAGCAAGAGGATTCTACTCCGCCTCTGGAACCCTCTCCTACTGGAGTTGACAAGCAAGAGGATTCTCCTCCGCCTCTCGAACCTCCTCCCACTGAGGTTGACATGCAGGAGGATTCCCAGGTTACAGCTTCTGTTGTGCCTGACGAGCCGAAAGCTGGTCCGATTCCAGCTAGTGATTGTGACATAGAGGAAGTTGCAACTCCCCAAGTGATGGAACCTAGCGCCGAAGTGAAACCTGTACCTAAAAGCGAAAAATCTATTAGCGACGACCTTGTTAACGATTGGGAGGACAGCGATGAAAGTATGGTGGTTGATCCCAATGTGCCTGAAATGCCAAAAGAGGTTACAAGTGAGACATCAATTCCATCTACTGATTCTATTGAAGCCTCCAAGGAAAATTCGACGTCTATTGAAAATATTGATCTAACTTGCACGTCGAAGACGGACGATGAGAAAGTTCCTGCTGTTGACGTAATTTCTGAAACAACACCGTCTGCCATTCAAGTGGCCGAAGAAGCAGATACCGTGGAAGCATCACCTTTAACGTCTGAGCAACT GAAATCATCGAATGATAATCCTTtattggaaaacaacaacgttGAATCTTCGGTTGATTCTGTGCACCCTGAAACAGTTCAACAGAAAATACCAGTCGTTCCATTGAAGAGTTTGATTAAGTCTTTCAGCTTACGTTCGAAAAAAGTGATTGTTCCAAAGATTGTCGGGCCGTCTCCTAGCAGCGGGAAACGTGGAGCTCATATTTTGGAGCTCTCCCGAAAAATACAGAACGAACCTCCcaagaagaaatccaaaagAGGAGAATCTCCTCAGAAGGAAACAGTGGAGTCCACAGTTAGTAGCGCCTCTCTGGGGGAAGTTGTTGTTACTCCGGAAGGATCTCCGGCAAGAACTGCTCCATGGCTTCCTCGCACCTACTCACCCTACGCTAGTCCCAGTACTGGAATCTTGAAAAAGAGAGGACTTCTAGAAGAGTCTGAAGATGCTTCAGAGAATTGTTGCTCACCTGCATCTAGCGCGTCCAAGTCCCGCCGTGTTAGCTTTGCCGATCCGGAAGTCTCCCACAGCGTCAAAATATCGCCAATTAAGAAAAAACTATCAAGAATTCGCACGCGTCGTTCGTTGATTAGAACCTATGATGATTCTCTGTCCGATGAACAACCTACAGCTGAATTGattggaaaattggaaaatgtgtCCGGATCTTCAGAG AAATCTCCTGACGATGAAACTGTTCCGGCCATCAGTGGAAGTATTACTGCAGATCCACAAGCTTCTTCGTCCGTAGAAGAGCAGCATACTTCTGATTCGATTATTGTCACTCAGGAAACGAACTCGCAAACCGATAACGAAGTGTCACA GATTTTGACAGAAAAGAGCAGCCACTCATCAGAAACTCAAGAAATTGTGGATTCGGAAGAAATACAACGAACGGCTATTTATCCAGCGGCCACCGACTGTATCGATTCTTTGGCGCTAATTGTCGATCGAGTGACGTCCCCTACATCGAAAGGTCCTATATTGGCCGTTCTCGAAAAACTTGGGGTCCGCACTATCGGAGACTTCTGCGCCCTATCTGAGACTGACATCAAAGGACTGGATTTCAAATTGCCTCAACATGAAACGATCAAACAGTTTTTAGAAAGCCATTTCGCCAGAAAAAGTTCTACGAGAATTGAAACACAACCACTTGAGCCAGAAAACTCCAGCTTGAACGATGCGAGCCCATCAAGAGCGGAAAAAGTTGAGTCTGAAGTGGCCATTCTGTCATCAGACGAAGGAAGATCCGacgatttgatcaaatcgtCTGATGAATTGAAAAGCGAGGAATCCAATAAAACACCTGATTCATCTCCTAACGGACAGATAATaa CTGACAGTCCAGAAATGCTTTTCTCATGCCCGTCGAGCAGCAACGACATCAACAGTTGTAGTGTGCTAGCTAGTCCCGAGACATCAGATGATTGTGACGAGGTTACTGACGATCTCATGGAAATATCTCCCTGTAGAGATGAGGAAAAGTTACCCGCACCAAATTCTGATTCTTTAAAGACACCAACAACAGTTTCTGATGAAATTGTTCTACCTGACGCCAATCCAGCCAATG ATGTCTTACGACTTTCCGCTGATGACGTAATCAAAATGGTTGAACATCACCCCCAAAAAGACGAGATTATTTCATCAATcatcaaaaaatatatgtcGCTGTCTTTTACTGTAAACGGAAAG GTATTTCCTTTTCCTATTCCGAATAATTTGTAG
- the LOC124202608 gene encoding telomere-associated protein RIF1-like isoform X1 has protein sequence MSVIKSPTKAVMASLLKNISDLKNEKNPKSHLMIYETLTQLGAKSSLFKDESCNDSLHSVAIPVTLQDISTGNDNLVLAALSFLGGLLQVVKFPLDKQLLVVEVLTEKLGKVSEKNLSRKLMWSLANIQFDTQLPESHLTKMLKASCLFLQENPPVLSLSTVCESLNALRNMGVRNKEYFAKNLPMVLTFVIPWLFNEADRIRELSLGCLEPFTANIAKQRLLDTSFQVLLRSKYYGVLSQLVLGESVDSLKIWSFLIQAFGTELHESVSLLNELLKMEESALKCKNPVYRQCALEYWKYIIDCFALNAVVLNNSKRIKLVLVPLKSTDTRTVDFSKTKIELWWYLLNRLGPDATHRFQEVTLPLLTFCFGAQDEKQQTKGTALVFSNILPLATTVLAGILSLETEFKMKPTDTVELSRSYPYLSPEDFRLNVDNFRRFSLLTLNLKPTSENTNGVYELVMRSFIERCCSSNLTEPLKVFIHDLMKIITSKPALMEVVFDVLTAAFSFSLVTELVTENMTCLLQWFVENEPLPAHPLVRFLSKFFEAAIIWNVAKFTAKITDTLQNLSHSKDQEFNASAVELWSKFASALIAKSHVIHLPNAHLQSLLLPLTWSRIESDEGVFLPWSTLLSTWAKKDSSVLEKVLNPRGLEEVDVEESTIHSVLSALRSELSSHSKDISSWIKRWTASWIKLADIAENKKKCTDLFVNFLSTVIEELKVEGNPDSLLTQVKSCLQGNTLSKEVSNILYGIFGPAATAFKTPNVLKLRKHNNICKLFSTFVQRNLLPRNKQKPKALDDFVVIQTPEKKKRVLTEHQKEVMRSKRRSTCGVPAMYNDLSQSSQTTDSMDTQSVSEFSVSAAASSLSVLKEEDALLEPPVVLQQTEVLNELPGNGNQIVGPAKTDDPATLSEMLQVDLKLRSKVSVQVDKLPSRRSLRRSLPSSATSSQSPSSTEECMEVFQRPGPASRKRGYKKPVAVEKEEENCVIATTLEPRIDESHDKENGLADTQPTRTSTSCSSSPRKTPPLEPSPTAVDKQEDSTPPLEPSPTGVDKQEDSPPPLEPPPTEVDMQEDSQVTASVVPDEPKAGPIPASDCDIEEVATPQVMEPSAEVKPVPKSEKSISDDLVNDWEDSDESMVVDPNVPEMPKEVTSETSIPSTDSIEASKENSTSIENIDLTCTSKTDDEKVPAVDVISETTPSAIQVAEEADTVEASPLTSEQLKSSNDNPLLENNNVESSVDSVHPETVQQKIPVVPLKSLIKSFSLRSKKVIVPKIVGPSPSSGKRGAHILELSRKIQNEPPKKKSKRGESPQKETVESTVSSASLGEVVVTPEGSPARTAPWLPRTYSPYASPSTGILKKRGLLEESEDASENCCSPASSASKSRRVSFADPEVSHSVKISPIKKKLSRIRTRRSLIRTYDDSLSDEQPTAELIGKLENVSGSSEKSPDDETVPAISGSITADPQASSSVEEQHTSDSIIVTQETNSQTDNEVSQILTEKSSHSSETQEIVDSEEIQRTAIYPAATDCIDSLALIVDRVTSPTSKGPILAVLEKLGVRTIGDFCALSETDIKGLDFKLPQHETIKQFLESHFARKSSTRIETQPLEPENSSLNDASPSRAEKVESEVAILSSDEGRSDDLIKSSDELKSEESNKTPDSSPNGQIITDSPEMLFSCPSSSNDINSCSVLASPETSDDCDEVTDDLMEISPCRDEEKLPAPNSDSLKTPTTVSDEIVLPDANPANDVLRLSADDVIKMVEHHPQKDEIISSIIKKYMSLSFTVNGKVFPFPIPNNL, from the exons ATGTCTGTAATAAAGTCCCCGACCAAGGCTGTCATGGCTTCACTTTTGAAGAATATTTCAGATctaaagaatgaaaagaatccCAAGTCCCATTTGATGATTTATGAAACATTGACTCA GTTAGGTGCTAAAAGTTCTCTATTCAAAGATGAGTCATGCAATGATAGTCTGCATTCTGTTGCGATACCAGTGACTCTTCAAGATATCTCTACTGGGAATGATAATTTAGTGCTGGCTGCACTTAGTTTTTTGGGAGGCTTGCTGCAAGTGGTGAAATTCCCTTTAGACAAACAATTGTTGGTTGTTGAAGTACTAACTGAAAAGCTTGGCAAAGTTTCTGAAAAAAACCTATCAAGAAAGCTTATGTGGAGCCTTGCCAACATTCAATTTGACACCCAGCTTCCTGAATCGCATTTAACAAAAATGCTCAAGGCATCCTGTTTGTTCTTGCAAGAAAATCCTCCTGTTCTGTCACTGAGCACAGTTTGCGAATCTTTGAACGCCTTACGGAATATGGGAGTGAGAAACAAAGAATATTTCGCAAAGAATTTACCGATGGTTCTGACTTTTGTGATTCCGTGGCTATTCAACGAAGCAGATCGAATTCGTGAACTTTCTCTTGGCTGTCTTGAGCCATTTACAGCCAATATAGCCAAACAAAGACTACTTGATACTTCATTTCAAGTTCTCCTTAGGAGTAAGTACTATGGTGTACTGTCGCAACTAGTCCTGGGTGAATCTGTTGACAGCTTGAAAATCTGGAGTTTCCTCATTCAAGCTTTCGGAACCGAACTCCACGAATCTGTTTCTTTGCTTAATGAGTTGCTGAAAATGGAAGAGAGTGCCTTAAAATGCAAGAATCCGGTCTATCGCCAGTGTGCCTTGGAATATTGGAAGTACATCATTGATTGTTTCGCATTGAATGCTGTCGTATTGAACAACTCCAAGAGAATAAAACTGGTTCTAGTGCCACTCAAATCAACAGACACACGCACGGTAGATTtctcaaaaaccaaaattgagCTATGGTGGTATTTGCTCAACAGACTTGGACCCGACGCAACTCATCGTTTTCAAGAAGTGACATTGCCTCTTCTCACCTTCTGCTTTGGCGCTCAggatgaaaaacaacaaactaaAGGAACGGCTCTCGTTTTCTCCAACATCTTGCCCTTGGCAACAACCGTTTTAGCTGGAATTCTCTCACTTGAAAcggaattcaaaatgaaaccgACGGATACTGTTGAGCTGTCTCGCTCTTATCCCTACCTTAGTCCTGAAGATTTCCGTTTGAACGTCGACAACTTCCGTCGATTTTCTCTGCTGACCCTTAATTTAAAACCAACATCGGAAAACACTAACGGAGTTTACGAGCTTGTCATGCGATCCTTCATCGAACGATGCTGCTCTTCTAATCTAACAGAACCACTAAAGGTGTTTATTCACGACCTCATGAAAATCATTACGTCTAAACCAGCACTGATGGAAGTCGTCTTTGACGTGCTCACCGCAGCCTTCAGCTTTTCTCTTGTAACGGAGCTGGTCACGGAAAATATGACTTGTCTCTTGCAATGGTTTGTTGAAAATGAGCCCCTTCCTGCACACCCACTCGTCCGTTTCCTCTCCAAGTTCTTCGAAGCCGCAATTATTTGGAATGTAGCGAAATTTACAGCGAAGATTACTGACACACTGCAAAACTTAAGCCACTCCAAAGACCAAGAATTCAATGCATCAGCCGTTGAACTGTGGAGTAAATTTGCGAGTGCTCTGATTGCTAAGAGCCACGTCATTCATTTGCCTAATGCCCACTTGCAATCACTTCTACTACCTCTTACCTGGTCTCGTATCGAGTCTGACGAGGGCGTCTTCCTCCCGTGGTCTACGCTCTTATCAACATGGGCGAAAAAAGATTCTTCAGTCTTGGAAAAAGTTCTGAATCCTCGAGGAttagaagaagttgatgtcGAGGAATCCACAATCCATTCTGTGCTATCAGCTCTTCGCTCAGAGTTATCTTCGCATTCAAAGGACATTTCTTCGTGGATCAAACGCTGGACAGCATCTTGGATTAAACTCGCTGACATTGCAGAG aataagaagaaatgtaCGGATTTGTTCGTGAATTTTCTATCAACGGTAATCGAGGAGCTAAAAGTAGAGGGGAACCCCGATTCATTGCTGACGCAAGTGAAATCGTGTCTTCAAGGAAACACTCTTTCGAAAGAAGTGTCGAACATTCTATATGGAATATTCGGTCCTGCGGCCACTGCTTTTAAGACACCAAATGTCCTGAAGTTGCGCAAGCATAATAATATTTGTAAActgttttcaacttttgttcAACGTAACCTTCTCCCGAGAAACAAGCAAAAGCCCAAAGCCCTCGACGATTTTGTTGTCATTCAAACACCCGAAAAG aaaaagcGTGTGCTGACGGAGCACCAGAAAGAGGTGATGCGATCCAAGAGACGATCGACGTGTGGTGTACCCGCCATGTATAACGACTTGTCCCAGAGTAGTCAAACCACAGATTCAATGGATACTCAATCCGTAAGTGAGTTCTCAGTTTCTGCAGCTGCTTCCAGTTTATCTgttctgaaagaagaagacgcacTTCTTGAACCCCCGGTGGTTTTGCAACAAACGGAAGTTTTGAACGAATTGCCCGGTAATGGAAACCAAATTGTTg GTCCTGCAAAAACAGATGATCCAGCTACCCTCAGTGAAATGTTACAGGTAGATTTGAAGTTAAGAAGCAAAGTCAGCGTTCAAGTGGATAAATTGCCATCCCGCCGATCACTTCGTCGATCCTTGCCTTCTTCAGCCACTTCGTCCCAATCTCCTTCATCAACAGAAGA ATGTATGGAAGTATTTCAACGTCCGGGACCAGCTTCAAGGAAAAGGGGATATAAAAAGCCTGTTGCtgttgagaaagaagaagaaaattgcgTAATTGCAACCACTTTGGAGCCACGAATTGATGAAAGTCatgacaaagaaaatggattggCCGATACTCAACCGACTCGAACTTCCACCTCGTGTTCCAGTTCGCCTCGTAAAACTCCGCCTCTGGAACCTTCTCCTACTGCGGTTGACAAGCAAGAGGATTCTACTCCGCCTCTGGAACCCTCTCCTACTGGAGTTGACAAGCAAGAGGATTCTCCTCCGCCTCTCGAACCTCCTCCCACTGAGGTTGACATGCAGGAGGATTCCCAGGTTACAGCTTCTGTTGTGCCTGACGAGCCGAAAGCTGGTCCGATTCCAGCTAGTGATTGTGACATAGAGGAAGTTGCAACTCCCCAAGTGATGGAACCTAGCGCCGAAGTGAAACCTGTACCTAAAAGCGAAAAATCTATTAGCGACGACCTTGTTAACGATTGGGAGGACAGCGATGAAAGTATGGTGGTTGATCCCAATGTGCCTGAAATGCCAAAAGAGGTTACAAGTGAGACATCAATTCCATCTACTGATTCTATTGAAGCCTCCAAGGAAAATTCGACGTCTATTGAAAATATTGATCTAACTTGCACGTCGAAGACGGACGATGAGAAAGTTCCTGCTGTTGACGTAATTTCTGAAACAACACCGTCTGCCATTCAAGTGGCCGAAGAAGCAGATACCGTGGAAGCATCACCTTTAACGTCTGAGCAACT GAAATCATCGAATGATAATCCTTtattggaaaacaacaacgttGAATCTTCGGTTGATTCTGTGCACCCTGAAACAGTTCAACAGAAAATACCAGTCGTTCCATTGAAGAGTTTGATTAAGTCTTTCAGCTTACGTTCGAAAAAAGTGATTGTTCCAAAGATTGTCGGGCCGTCTCCTAGCAGCGGGAAACGTGGAGCTCATATTTTGGAGCTCTCCCGAAAAATACAGAACGAACCTCCcaagaagaaatccaaaagAGGAGAATCTCCTCAGAAGGAAACAGTGGAGTCCACAGTTAGTAGCGCCTCTCTGGGGGAAGTTGTTGTTACTCCGGAAGGATCTCCGGCAAGAACTGCTCCATGGCTTCCTCGCACCTACTCACCCTACGCTAGTCCCAGTACTGGAATCTTGAAAAAGAGAGGACTTCTAGAAGAGTCTGAAGATGCTTCAGAGAATTGTTGCTCACCTGCATCTAGCGCGTCCAAGTCCCGCCGTGTTAGCTTTGCCGATCCGGAAGTCTCCCACAGCGTCAAAATATCGCCAATTAAGAAAAAACTATCAAGAATTCGCACGCGTCGTTCGTTGATTAGAACCTATGATGATTCTCTGTCCGATGAACAACCTACAGCTGAATTGattggaaaattggaaaatgtgtCCGGATCTTCAGAG AAATCTCCTGACGATGAAACTGTTCCGGCCATCAGTGGAAGTATTACTGCAGATCCACAAGCTTCTTCGTCCGTAGAAGAGCAGCATACTTCTGATTCGATTATTGTCACTCAGGAAACGAACTCGCAAACCGATAACGAAGTGTCACA GATTTTGACAGAAAAGAGCAGCCACTCATCAGAAACTCAAGAAATTGTGGATTCGGAAGAAATACAACGAACGGCTATTTATCCAGCGGCCACCGACTGTATCGATTCTTTGGCGCTAATTGTCGATCGAGTGACGTCCCCTACATCGAAAGGTCCTATATTGGCCGTTCTCGAAAAACTTGGGGTCCGCACTATCGGAGACTTCTGCGCCCTATCTGAGACTGACATCAAAGGACTGGATTTCAAATTGCCTCAACATGAAACGATCAAACAGTTTTTAGAAAGCCATTTCGCCAGAAAAAGTTCTACGAGAATTGAAACACAACCACTTGAGCCAGAAAACTCCAGCTTGAACGATGCGAGCCCATCAAGAGCGGAAAAAGTTGAGTCTGAAGTGGCCATTCTGTCATCAGACGAAGGAAGATCCGacgatttgatcaaatcgtCTGATGAATTGAAAAGCGAGGAATCCAATAAAACACCTGATTCATCTCCTAACGGACAGATAATaa CTGACAGTCCAGAAATGCTTTTCTCATGCCCGTCGAGCAGCAACGACATCAACAGTTGTAGTGTGCTAGCTAGTCCCGAGACATCAGATGATTGTGACGAGGTTACTGACGATCTCATGGAAATATCTCCCTGTAGAGATGAGGAAAAGTTACCCGCACCAAATTCTGATTCTTTAAAGACACCAACAACAGTTTCTGATGAAATTGTTCTACCTGACGCCAATCCAGCCAATG ATGTCTTACGACTTTCCGCTGATGACGTAATCAAAATGGTTGAACATCACCCCCAAAAAGACGAGATTATTTCATCAATcatcaaaaaatatatgtcGCTGTCTTTTACTGTAAACGGAAAG GTATTTCCTTTTCCTATTCCGAATAATTTGTAG